A segment of the Manis javanica isolate MJ-LG chromosome 17, MJ_LKY, whole genome shotgun sequence genome:
TGCTATTATAATTGTTTATAGTGAGTGCTATTTTCCGGGAGATGGAGCCAGTTAGGTTTGGCTGATGACTGAATAGCAATTGATGCTCTTCTTTCCATGTAGACCTTCAGCAAAAGCAGATATTTGGAAGTCACAGGCTCACCTTCTCTATTTACTCAATAATTATTAATGAAGAGACCTCCATAAGGGAGTACTTGGCTGTTATCAGTAAATGAACCAATTATTAAATAGTCTCCAAGCCATTCAGTGATGTGTGCAGCATCACTATAGAACTGTCTGGTGTCACTTTTTACTTCCCTCTGGGTGGGGCCTTTCAGACCTCCCTGGTCGTGGAAGCAAGTTAATCTTTCTCTCTAGTTAGTGACTTTGCCCCATAGTAGGGTAAGCACTTCCTAGATGGAGAAAAGCAGCTACAGCAAATCCTGCTCTGTTTCCTCCATTTGGTGATCATTCAATCACACATAAGTCCTTGCATTCTAAATTTCACGCACTTCTCCCAGATGCTATAGGTTTTTCTCTCACTGTTGCCAATGGATGTCATCTGGACAGTGAATTCATATCTTACGGTTTTGTGCAATCATTGTCGTATTGTAGTCCTAAGACTCATGATAgtgtatttttgatatttttgaaatgtgttaaattttttaattcaataataTGAGCCAGAGCATGTTGCAGCAAATCTAttgtttgtaaaaaataaaaacagtaataataaataaaataaaatggaatatctttttcatgGCTTTGTTTTAAAATGGAACACCTGTTACTTTATAAATACTTTATTGTGGCATGAGACTGTAATTTTCTCTAACGTATATAGAATTAGTTTTCTTAACCAAAAGCACCTTTCggatttttctacttttcttgcATTAGAGgaagataaacaaatgaaacCACATTCCATGACACTCTTAGGCTATGAATTAAagcaagaataaatattttttatctccttttaaGGCTGAAGTAGCAATAAAGGTTTTTTACATTAAGAAACATTATATTCTGACTTGGTTTAGATGTTTAAAGAAATCCCACAGACAGGAACACAGTCCTTATTTACATGCAGGTTATTAGCTGACTAGAGAAAACTCACTACAGCTCTCTTAAATCATGGAGTAATCCAGCCATTGTGTGTCTTATATATGATGGTTTGGTGTCAGAACTTCAGATGGAGTGATGGGTtttgtattattaaaaaatacaaaatacttagAACTCAGTTGAGTCTCTTAAACTGTTGTtacccctcccctctctctcccccattGGTTGTGTCTCATACTCTCTGGACTTCCAAGCAAGATTAGTGCTCTCTCACTCCAAATGAAGGCCACATTGAAATCATTTTGCAGGTTTCTTCTCTAGCAGAATGAACATTTTAAAGTCTTGGTTCAACTGTTCATTGAGCACCTTCCATGTAGTGGGCTCAATGCCACCATCTGCTTTGACACTTCATTTCCATGAGACACACCTTTGTATTCCAGGGTGGCAGAAGTGAAGTTCTCTTGAGTGATGTTCTGTGCTTGGTGTGATTAAATTAATCGTGTTTGCCTAAAGGCCACAAGAGTACATTAGAACATGTTCCAGTGTGTGATTTGTTGTGCCTGAGTTTTGTTTCTGCTACTTAAAAGATGTGAttttaggcaaattacttaacctctccaagcCTTAGTTTTTCTCAACTGTTAAACGGAAGTAATAGTATTTCTCTCAGCAGTTAGTTGTGATCTTAAATGAGACGATGCAAACAAATGCTTCCTTAGCTCAGTCCTGGACCTGGCACCCAGTGAGCAGCCATCGAAATGTCAGCTAATAGGTAAGCCACTTAATCTCCTTgaacctcatctgtaaaatatgagTAATAAATCTTGACCTGCCTGCCTGACAAGTAGTAATAAGACAAGATTTGCTAAAGCATTTGAATGATAGGAAACTGAATGTGGAGTGTTGTGACTACAGTGATAGGTGGGCTCCAGCCTGTCAAGAGGAGCtgaatcttgggagcaatataaCTGGGCTGGGGGGCAATGACAGAATTGAAAAGGCCGAAGTCCCCATTTTATCAAGCACAAGACCCACATGTGGGTAAAGATCTAATAGGGACATGTTTCAGGGAATACACGCCAGGTGAGAATACGTGTGTGTGTTGGATTCTTTGGGGGCAGGTGAGGAATGGGTTGTGTGCTGTTTGCTGCTGTCCAACTTCTTGTCTGCCACTCAGTAGAAACCAGGGCTGTAGCCACTGCCTCTAGGCTGAGGCTGAGAGAGTGGAAGCACCTTGCCATGGCACAAGTGTTTGCGTTTTAACCTAGCGATGTAAATTTCCAGGtgattattttcctttagtttttgttaAAGTATtacatattttcccatttctgcCTATTTTTGATCCTTGGCCTGGGATAGATACTGTAAGAATTAGTTGTTGAAAGGATttgagaggaaagaagaaagataataTATTCCAGATTGGTGTTGCAGGTGGGTCAGGGGGAGTGAAGAGAGTCCCCAAACATGCGGTAAGAGTGACCCACACGTGTCAGAGGAAAATGATGACTTTTCTTTAACACATTTTGGCATATGTTGAAATAGGCTTATGTTTGTTGACTTCTTAACTAACTATAGATCAGAGAATCTGAGATGTATGTCAAAATTGCATTGTGGAAATAGTTTTAGAAATTTACTAAAATCTTGGtttgaatgaattaatagtttaaactcataaaaagaaaacaattttatgaaaaaaagaattagCTATTGAAAAGCAAGAGGAcaattaccaaaaaaaaccccGTATACTTTATAGTAacgtatttctagtttcatctgACATGCATTAAAAACTTGAGGCTGGGTGTAATATATAAGAACAGCTATAAAACATTAGatcaaaattattgaaagaactttattttaaaagattcagtGTTACTGATCTGTTACATTATGAAAATGATTCAGGGTCCTGAGAGATTACAATCTACTTTGAAGGAAGGTGTATTCTGTGGGGCATGGGAGTGCAGAAAGGAAGAAGCTTCTAGTCGGCCTTTATAAAAGTATAGTAAAATTAACTGCTTTATCTTTGAAATAAGTTTAAGAAGTTTATGAATTGTATCTATTTGGAAGCCTCACATAAAAGAAAACTCTTTCAGGCAAAGGAACTCCAACAACTGAATgacttgaaacaaaaaaaaaaaagaacttggaaTGCTGGCAAAAAACATTGTCTCAGCCCTAACTGCAGGAATCCTGAGGAGGAACACGCATGCCCAAAGCATCTCTGCTCATGTGCCAGGAACCCAGCCTCCCTTCTCTAATGGACGGAGGCTGCCTGGGACCCATGCAGTCATGGTGCAGTGCTATGTGGGCAGAACAGTTTCCTTCCAGGACAAAGTCAGGATGCAATTGCTTAAAACTCAAACAATTTTatgaaaattgctttaaaataattgccCCGGGATAGGGGTGGAGGGGAATGGCATGTTTCTTTTTGTGAATTCAATAGTTTCAATAGGCAAGATATTTCTAGGGTAACACTGGACCTGCTACCTCAGATGTGAGGTTCTCATCTTTCAGAGTTTTTCTGGTTACTTAGCTATTACTATTACTACCTTGCCATTTGGTAAGAGCCATACTGTAAGAGTATATTCCCAAACTTCTAATGTTCTTTGTAGCAAAGATGGAGATATTTTTTCAAGCTCTTAGCCAACAAAGACTTACTGATAGAAAAATGAGATGATCATCTAGCTTTACAATAGTACCAAAGGGAGCACTTATAAAATCAAGTATGTGAAAACTGCCATTGTCTATTGTGAGATTTTAAAGGGCCCATCTTCTTTTTGAGAGAAACAAGGGAGGTGGGTTGACATTTAGGTTCCAGAAGAAGACCTCAGAGTGTTCTAGACCACAGGTATTCCGGTGCATCGTTATGATTTCTGTGTTCTCGGCTGTCTCTGTAGTGCTTCTGTTCTCGGTAGCTCCGCAAGGCCAGCACCAAGCTGACACTATACATAATCACCAGAAGACAAGCAAAGGTAGCTGCCGCTCCATCTGTGCCTGCCAGCTGGCAGTTCATCCAGGTGAGACCCTTGCGGGCATAGAGCCTCTCTCTCGTTTTGCAGGTGTCCGTGGAGTTGATCCGCAAGGCTACGTGGAGGTAAGTGCCAGTGCCGATGCAGTAGCCCACTGCCGCTAGGAGGCTGAAGGCGGCCTCCAGGAGGAGCCACTTCCCCGACAGTTTGGCTAGACTCTTGGCTCCTTGGACTAAAACACCCATGGTgagaacacccagccccagagtAACAACCACACCGCCATATATCAGGGGTGCCCGGAGGACTGTGTACTGCTGGTCCAGCTGCCGAACCTGCTCCAGCTCAATGCCCTCAAACGGTGAGTAATAGTTGTTCCCAAAGCCGCCACCACTGGAAAAACTGGCACTGAATCCAGCAAGGACAAAGTAGGAGGCCACGATACACATGAGAACCATCCCATTCAGTATCACCTCCACTATCTGTACCACACCTAGGAGGAGAGAGATTCAGGATTTAACACCAATATCACTCACTCACCCAGGAAATCTCTAGAGCAGACTAGAGAAATACCACTGGTGACCTGATTTTAAGGACATGGTCAGATTCAACATTAACatccttggtttttgttttttaatatgtttCAAAAATCAAATTGTCATGCTGGAAAAAGTTTttgggtttctcaaaaaactaaacatatacTTACCACATGACCCTGCAACAGTACTCCAGAGATTTatcctaaagaaatgaaaacttaaggTCTGTGCAGAGATGTGTACATGAACGTTCAcagtagctttatttgtaatagccaagtaCTGGAAACCCAAATGTACTTCCATGGGCAAACGGCTGAACAATTTGGGACATCCACACCATGGAAAACTCAACAATCAGAGGAACAGATTGTTGACACGCAGCTACTTGGATGGATCTCAAAGGAATTACAAGTGAAAAAGGCCAATCGCAGACAGTTAtattctgtatgatttcactcaCGCAGCagtctcaaaatgacaaaattagatGGAACGCGGATCCACGCTTGTGAGGggacgggggtggggagggctgggtgTGACTGGAAAGGGGGAGCTGTAGGCATGCCTGGTGATGGAGCAGTTGTGTCTTACGGCCAGTCTTATCCCACACAATCTATATGTGATAAAAGTGCACGGAACTGCACTCAGACATGAGTGCATGTAAAACTGGGGAAATCAAAGCTGTAGATCGTTGATGTTCTGGTTATGATATGGTATTAGAGTTATGCAAGAGTTACCACTGGGGAAACTCAGGATCTCTCTATTATTTCTGTAATGTtttgtgaatctataattatttcaaaactgagttttttaaaaatgccacaAAAAGGTGCAAACTGAGAAATCACTCATGTCTCTGTCCACCCTGTTGCCTACCCCAACcactttcattattttctaatgtAACTTTTCAGTGTTCCTTTTGCAAATAAAAGTGTTCAGATCGGCATTTCATCCcccagttcctttttttttgacaAGGAACCACACTGCTGACACGGCTCTGGGTCTTGCCTTGTTGTTTACTATGCCAAGAGTCGTTTTCAGATCAGCCCTCCCACCGTCCACGCTTTGTTCCATGGCCCCCAGCTCCACTGTGTGGGTGGACCGGCGTCGTCAACCAGCATcctactgatggatacttgggCTGTACTCTTGGTGCTTTCCCACAGGCCGAAGGAACCTACAAAAGCCACAGGCAGCGGGAACCGACAGGCCGGAGACAGTATCTTCCTGTCTGATGCCAGCTTTCATCGTCACTGGCACAGGCCCTGGCCTCTTCTGGGCCAGTGTCCCCTGCCATTCTGTCAGGGTTCTGCAGTGAGACTAAGAACAGCATACAAACTGCAGTGGGAACGCCAAGCTCTTGTTGCTACTGTTTACCGTCTGTGACTCAGCCTCAGACACTTCACATAACAAATGAAGATAATGCTGCTGGTCTTATCCCACAGGGTTGGGGGGAAGCCCAAATGAAAGCAACTGCGTGAGAATACTGGGAAGATCACAAACTGTTATACAAGTGGATGGTGATGCTACTGAGTAACGTTTGTAAAATGGAAGGGACTTAAGAGATGTAAGAAGAAATGGGGTGAGTTTATGAAAAGCATGGTTTCCCAAAAATGAGGAAAACCCAGTAATGCACTCACTACGGGGTCCAACGGTTATAATCCAGGCAGATCAGTATCTCTAACATACTTAGGCAACAGCTACTGGGCTTGCTGATCCCATCTCCTGCTGGGCCCACGGAAATTCCTAGGAGGTCCAGGAGACACAGCAGTCAAAGGCTCTGACAGCTGAGAAGCTGTGTTCCACTAATTTCAATCTGAAAATAACATCAGAGGAGAACTGCCCACTCGCCACCCAGGCACTGCAAGCTTCTTGCCACTCTCTCCCTGCAGCAGAGCAAGTGAACTGGTCCAGACATCATTCCTATTCAGGGGAGTAGCTATCCCAAcacctttctctgcctcagttttccttcTGCATGCACGTTACTATCTCACCCCTAAGGGGAAATGAATATTGCACCACCACTAGATGCGGAAATCCGCACAGTCTCCTTCTGGGACATGTTCTGCCAAAACAGTGGAGTCATAATCTGTGCAAGCACATATCTGCTAGGCTGAAATGGAATAAACCTAGATCTTGTCAACTACCCCATGGGCTGCAGGAATTGAGAGGAATAATGGTCTGTTGTGGAGCCTGATGGAAGGAGTATGGCCATTGAATAATCTCACAGTCCCAGCCAGGCCTGACCTGGTTTAGCTCTCGACACCAAACAGGTTCAAGTATTTCCAAGCATGCAGTCACACTGATTCACGGacaccaggagaaaagaaaaagggtcaCTACGAGAGCTAGCAGTTTATGGTGGGGACAAGTCAGGGCTTTCCAGAGGGAAAGTGGAGACTGCAATGGACATGAGgtttttattgtaaatagtgtctTTCTGGTGAGGCTGCTTTTGTAGCTGATCATTTAATATTCTGCTTTATTATACATTACTTCTGCCTTTGCACTGTAAATGTGAAAAAACTGAGGAgagcaaataaaaattactttttatttgtcCAAAATAGAACATGTGCAGTCAAGTCATgcataaaatgaaacataaaatctcCTTCTCTCCAGAAGCAAATATTGTTAATGCTTTCTTATATATATTCACAGAATACTTTaagcatgtacatatatatgcatcTCCTTTTCTAAACCCAAATGGAACTCATCTTAAATGTGGTAAGTTGCCTGTATTTAAGGGaataatattataaatgtattataaagAGAACCATCACCTCCAAATTAAGatatttctttggatttttattGGATtcacataaagcaaagaacataTTCACTTATACCAAGAATATATCATCATGTTCCATGAGTCATAATTTAACATGCAATATGAACCCGTGAAGTTGTTTGCCGAAAAGCAGCATTCTTGTGCTGGGAAAGAGCTTACATTCATTTATTCTGGATGGATCCTGAATTCCAGATGTCGGGTTTAATTCTTCATACAATGGCACATTTACAAGAGGTACAAAACACTATTGAGCTTTCAAGGCCCTTGTGAGGGGCTTGTGAGAATAGCTTTTCTGCAACCCAGTACATTAGCCCAATTCCTCCTTCCTCAGCCCACGCCCACCTCCAACATAAACCTCACAGTAGTCTTCCAGGCGTCCCTACCCTGACATCCAGATTAAGGCAGTAAAGGATCAGAGAGTTCAATGTAGAAAAAGTTGGAGCCTAATCTGCTTACGACAGCTGTGTTTAGAAAAGTTCAGGCTGAAATGTCTCGTGTCTGTGTGCCTTTTTATGAATGTGGAAGACAGGGCTCCTGAGGTTTGCTTGGACATCTCCCTTTGTTTAATCAAGAAGGGCACTTTGCTGTAGCACATCTTTTCCTTGTGAGTTTTGGGCTCCAGTTCTtgttgtttatgtttttaataattttggtCAGACCCTCATCAACAGGATCCAGAACCAGGGCTTACACATCAGAGAACACCACTCTAACCCAGAGCTCGCCCAGGATGCCAAAGCTGACCTCTGACTTCTCAAGCGTTTTCAAGTTCCACAACAAAGCATGCTGTGGAAGACAGTAATTCAGAGTAACTTCCATCACTTCTGTTTGGCAGGACAAGTTAACAATCCTAAAACTCTAGCATCTctgcaggcttctctttcagctTCCTGACCTTTCGGTAACCCCTGATGGCCAGCACAGCCCCCAGAGCAAAGACCCCAATGCCCAGGGCAGCAAAGACTCCAGCTCCTATATCTCCCCCATGGAGACTGCAGCTGAAGCCACTGTACCCTTTGCTGTGGTACAGAGCCTCCCTCTCTTTACACACAGGAGAGGCATAGGCGGTGGAGAGGTGGTAGAAGTAGAAATACAAAGCTGGGATGTATGCCCCAGCTATGAGCATGTCCAACAAGCCTTCAATCACCAGCCACAGGGGGCAATGCCATGGGACCCGCAGGACACCCATGGCGACCAGGAGGCAGCAGAAGGCCATGAGGGCTCCGCTGTAGGCCATTGCTGCCGTGACCGTGGGCAGCTTCAGCTGGTAGAACTGGACATCCAGCTGCTGTGCTTTCTCCCCGTCAGCACCACTGAAACCACTGTAAGCCCCTCCGA
Coding sequences within it:
- the MARVELD3 gene encoding MARVEL domain-containing protein 3 isoform X1, with the translated sequence MEDTSGTREPRARPRERDPARHPRPDRDRHPERQRDRPGDRRGERNGGGRRDGDRDVGRDRDSRQDRHAAGAHRSGEQRVWEKSRQSRTRDGHRRPTWDAAPPPWPTPWETPQPPPQRKQGLERRGPESEPTSGRFLPPNPRLGCREEEYYQSEAEGLLECHKCRYLCTGRGVVQIVEVILNGMVLMCIVASYFVLAGFSASFSSGGGFGNNYYSPFEGIELEQVRQLDQQYTVLRAPLIYGGVVVTLGLGVLTMGVLVQGAKSLAKLSGKWLLLEAAFSLLAAVGYCIGTGTYLHVALRINSTDTCKTRERLYARKGLTWMNCQLAGTDGAAATFACLLVIMYSVSLVLALRSYREQKHYRDSREHRNHNDAPEYLWSRTL